ACGGGAAGGAGTACGAGAAGCACACGGTACGAAGCGTCCGGAGGCGCCGATGTCCCACACTTTCTCCGAAGAGACCCATCGCAACCTGCTGGCCCGGATCCCGCGCCGCACCGGCCGTGAGATCGCCGACTGGATGCGCACCGTCGAGGAGGGCCCCTCCCTCCTCCGCTTCGAGGAGCGGGTCAGCTGGCTCCGCGGGGCGCACGACCTGGCGTACGGCCACGCGAAGGCGATCATCCACGAGTACGACCTGCGGCGGGCGGCGCGCAGGCTGCTCTGAGACCCGCCCCGCCTCCCCGGCAAGCGGACAAGCGGAAGGGCCCGCCCGGCACGAAGCCGGACGGGCCCTTCCGTCACC
The DNA window shown above is from Streptomyces vietnamensis and carries:
- a CDS encoding DUF4287 domain-containing protein; this translates as MSHTFSEETHRNLLARIPRRTGREIADWMRTVEEGPSLLRFEERVSWLRGAHDLAYGHAKAIIHEYDLRRAARRLL